CCAACACCAGTTCCGCCTTGCTGCCCGCTTCAAGACCGTGCTGATAGGGCGCGCCGAAGCGACAGATCTCTTCAATAATCTGGCATTGTTGATTGACCTTGACCGGAAACACGCCGCGATAACGGCCTTGATAACCGGCGGCGGCAATCGCACTGCGAAAGGTCTCATTGAGATAGACAATGCGCGACTGCAGCAGGTTCTCGATGCGCAGGACGATGGGCATGTCGTAGCCGCGCTGCTCGAGACCGGCGACGATCTCCATCAGCGACACCTGAACCGGACCATTGCTGCCGTCGATCTCTACCGTCATCTCCCCGGCGCTGTTGACGCCGAAAAAACCGCGTCCCCAGTCGGGAATGCCGTACAGTTGTGCCGAATCGTCAATGGTCCAGTTGCTCAGGTCCTGCGTCATCTTACCAGACTCCCGTCAGTGGTTTATTGGTCATTCTATCGGGCAATGTTCTCGCGGGCAAAAGTCGGCAGCATAAACGCGCCAAGGTGCAGTTGCTCGTTGTAGTAGCGGGTATGGAAGCCGCGGTTGGCAGCGCGCTGCTGGTCGAAATCGTTGACCGGATGGTATTTCTTACTGGCAAAAGCGAAACTCCACAGACCGCTGGGGTAGGTGGGGATGAATGCCTGATACATCTCGACAATCGGGAACACGTTGCGCAGGTTGCCGTACATGGCTTTCTGAATGTCGGCATGGTAAAACGGCGACTCGCTTTGAGCGACCATGATGCCGTCCTCTTTCAATGCGCCATGAACCAGACGGTAGAAATCCTCCTCAAACAGGCCGACCGCCGGACCGATGGGGTCGGTGGAGTCAACGAGGATGACGTCAAATTCATTCTGATGATCACGGATATAGGCCAGACCGTCATCAACATGCAGCTTGACACGCGGGTTGCTGCCGTCGATGTCACAGGCCATGGAGGGCAGCAGTTCGATGGACTTTTCAATGACCAGACCGTCGATTTCGCACAGAATGGCTTGCTCGACGCCGGGATGCTTCATGATTTCGCGGATGCTGCCGCCGTCACCGCCGCCGATCACCAGTACCTTTTTCGGGTCGGGATGGGTGAACAGGGCCGGGTGAGCGATCATGTCGTGATACACGAACTCATCACGCTCGGTGACCATCACCAGGCCGTCAAGCAGCATCATTTTGCCGTATTCCAGGGTCTGGACGATATCCAGTTGCTGAAATTCACTTTTGCCGGAGAACAACGTCTCCGTGACTTTCATGGTAATTCCGACATTTTCCGAATGCTTTTCGGTGTACCACATCTCCATAATCGGTTCCTGTTCCTTAAATAGAGGGCGTCAACACGACGCAGGCCAGGGCACAGGAAGGTTGAGAGACTTTGACCTGTACCGCCAATGATTGAATTTCACGTACCCGATCACCACGCTGCTCCAGCACGTTCTGCACCTGACTGCGGGCAATCGCTTCAAGATCTTCCTTGTGTCCCGTGGCTGCCAGGGGAATGACCGGGGCACCATGTTGCGGATCCTCCGGGTAGGCGACGGCAATGGCCGCACTGATCACCTCACCGGCAACGGCGGATTCAATATGGGCCATGAACAGGCGTTGTTCCGCATTAGAGGTGATCCGTCCCGGAGGCTGCAGTGCGCTGCCCGGGGGAAGAAATCCCTGGACGGGCAAAAGAATGTGATCGGCCAGACCGGCTTCAGCCAGCGCCTGATAGTGGGCGGCAACCGGTGATTCACCTTGTCCGCAGGCACAGGTGAAATAGTGTTGTGGCACCTCGTTATTCGCCATCTGTCATCCTTGTCTGTCGGCAAAATGTTGTCGAATAAAATCAACACTGTCTTCACGTCAACTTATGCCGTAAAATAGCGCAAACCACAACCTTTTATCTATCGAGGACGTTGTCTTTTACCCGCATGCTCCGGTCCGGCGCTCTTGCCTTTCAGGAGCCCGACAGCGTTGGTAATAAGGGCGATGTTCCATGACAGGAGCAATTCTTAGTAATCGGCGTAAACCGGTTTACTCGGTGACAGGATCAGAAAGGATACACAGATGGGTTTGACAGCATTAGGGTTTATTGGCGGCGGAAACATGGCGGAAGCCTTGATTAAGGGATTGATTGCTTCCGGAATGGACGGCAAGGCGATCCTCGTCGCCGAATTGATGCCGGAGCGACGCCAGTTTCTGGAGCAGACCTATGGCATTACGACCACGGCGGACAGCAGCCGGGTTGTGGCAGAGAAAAAGGTGATTCTGCTGGCGGTCAAACCCCAGGCCCTTGATGCTGCCCTGATGCCGCTGAGTGAAGCGTTCAGTGACGAACACTGCCTGATCTCCATTCTGGCCGGTGTGAAAACATCGCGCATTGAAGCGATTCTCGGTGGCTCACCGCGGGTTGTTCGGGTGATGCCCAATACTCCGGCGTTGATCGGTGCCGGTGCCGCGGCGCTCAGTGGTGGCCGCCATGTTCAAGACGACGATGTCGAACTGGCACGGCAGTTGTTTGCTTCGGTCGGTGTCGTTGAGGTGGTGGCTGAAAAATTGCTCGATGCCGTGACCGGGTTGTCCGGTTCCGGACCGGCGTATGTGTACACCATTATCGAAGCCTTGGCCGATGGCGGCGTCCTCGAAGGTTTGCCGCGCGATGTTGCGGTGAGTCTGGCGGCCAAGACCGTTGCCGGGGCCGCGCAAATGGTCCTGGATACCGGCGAGCATCCGGCCGTACTGCGTGATCGGGTGTGCAGTCCGGGTGGGACAACCATCGCTGCCGTGGATACGCTGGAAAAGGGGACGTTGCGTGCCACATTGATGGCTGCTGTCACTCGGGCCAGCCGGCGGTCGCGGGAGTTGGCGGATTAGTTCGAGCTTTGGATGGCCCGGCATCCACACGTCGCGCCAGGTCATGTGAACGGAGAACGAATTCGCGGCATGATGCCGACCAGAGGAGAAAGAGAGCGGCTGTGAAGAACACAGTCGCCCTTGTCAGATCTCTTCCTCTTCATTCTCAGAAGCTTCTTCCTCGTCCTGCTCCGGCTCTTCAATCACCATGGCATCGGCATGAACCGTCAGGGGACTGTACTCGCCGAAGTAGAGGCGGTTGTTGAGGGTGTCGGCAACAATGGACAGCGGGCCGAATTGTTCGAAACGGATCTCTTCCGTGACGGAATCCAGCGAGATCACCACTTTTTCCCGTACTCGGCGTTGAACGTTGATTTTGGCATTGCCGTCATGGTCTTCAAAGACAAAGCCGTTGAGTTCCTGTTTGACTTCCACCTGCATCTTTTTCACCAGATCCAGACGCTCGAGAAGAATAGACAGACGTTTTTTGGTGGCGGAGTCATCATTTTTCTCTTTGGCCGCTTTTTTCTTCAGCGGTCCGAGGCAGTGGTTGATGAATTCGTTCTGGATGGTGAGGCTTTTCTGCTTGGCTTTAAGCATTTGCAGACGGTCGGTTTCAGGAAAGTACACGCCGGAACTCAGCCGGGTGACGACTCCGGCGGTGGCGCCGATATCTTTGGCCTCGATGCCGCTGAGAGCGACGCATTCACCACCGCTGATCACGCCGTTTTTGATCAAAACGGCACCGGCTGATTTGATGGTACAGTTGCGGATTTCGTTGGCGACCACCACATCGCCCATGCATTCGACGGTGACACCGTTGAGGTAGTTGGCCTTGAGGCTGCCGCCGCAACGGATTAAGCCTTCTTCTCGCCCCGACATGCTGCCGATAGTCACATCGCCGTCGGTGATCAGGTAGGAGTTGCCGACCGCGCCGCCAATTTCAATGCCTTTGATGGAGCGAATGTCAAAGCTGTCCAGAACGTCGCCACGCACGCGGGTGTAGCCGGGGAAGTTGATGTTGCCCACCTCCAGGTCGACATCGCCGTGAATGATATAATCTTCCGAGACGGATAAGGTGTTTTCCGAATAATCGACCCGAC
This region of uncultured Desulfuromonas sp. genomic DNA includes:
- the proC gene encoding pyrroline-5-carboxylate reductase, producing the protein MGLTALGFIGGGNMAEALIKGLIASGMDGKAILVAELMPERRQFLEQTYGITTTADSSRVVAEKKVILLAVKPQALDAALMPLSEAFSDEHCLISILAGVKTSRIEAILGGSPRVVRVMPNTPALIGAGAAALSGGRHVQDDDVELARQLFASVGVVEVVAEKLLDAVTGLSGSGPAYVYTIIEALADGGVLEGLPRDVAVSLAAKTVAGAAQMVLDTGEHPAVLRDRVCSPGGTTIAAVDTLEKGTLRATLMAAVTRASRRSRELAD
- a CDS encoding FapA family protein, which codes for MSETTENETSPFGETPGNVVHEEHTEEYSLQISVAEDEMSAMVSLIPLAEKDVEIPTQHVLSALSQAGIEDGVDLPAVEEMCRLASKRKAQRHVVVASTEPPEPGADAWLEVLIRTGADHNIQLEENEEGKLDLYTLNLFTSVEPDEEIAILHPAEYGQGSSTVTGKVLAPIQGKELEIRLGGGVRVEDGGQRFIAELCGRVDYSENTLSVSEDYIIHGDVDLEVGNINFPGYTRVRGDVLDSFDIRSIKGIEIGGAVGNSYLITDGDVTIGSMSGREEGLIRCGGSLKANYLNGVTVECMGDVVVANEIRNCTIKSAGAVLIKNGVISGGECVALSGIEAKDIGATAGVVTRLSSGVYFPETDRLQMLKAKQKSLTIQNEFINHCLGPLKKKAAKEKNDDSATKKRLSILLERLDLVKKMQVEVKQELNGFVFEDHDGNAKINVQRRVREKVVISLDSVTEEIRFEQFGPLSIVADTLNNRLYFGEYSPLTVHADAMVIEEPEQDEEEASENEEEEI
- the speE gene encoding polyamine aminopropyltransferase, encoding MEMWYTEKHSENVGITMKVTETLFSGKSEFQQLDIVQTLEYGKMMLLDGLVMVTERDEFVYHDMIAHPALFTHPDPKKVLVIGGGDGGSIREIMKHPGVEQAILCEIDGLVIEKSIELLPSMACDIDGSNPRVKLHVDDGLAYIRDHQNEFDVILVDSTDPIGPAVGLFEEDFYRLVHGALKEDGIMVAQSESPFYHADIQKAMYGNLRNVFPIVEMYQAFIPTYPSGLWSFAFASKKYHPVNDFDQQRAANRGFHTRYYNEQLHLGAFMLPTFARENIAR
- a CDS encoding pyruvoyl-dependent arginine decarboxylase — protein: MANNEVPQHYFTCACGQGESPVAAHYQALAEAGLADHILLPVQGFLPPGSALQPPGRITSNAEQRLFMAHIESAVAGEVISAAIAVAYPEDPQHGAPVIPLAATGHKEDLEAIARSQVQNVLEQRGDRVREIQSLAVQVKVSQPSCALACVVLTPSI